In one window of Candidatus Thermoplasmatota archaeon DNA:
- a CDS encoding ABC transporter permease has protein sequence MDINQYIPDIDDLKNMYLTIKFEMLKHIKRKRILITLILAILIPLIFFIVPPILGHDYADTANSFAASNLGFVNLLIILSGAIFTGDSISGEFENKTGLLLFPTPQRKSSIFIGKYIASLFATWLIVSLYYLITVMEMVSIYGISGISLEIAQSFLIALLYSVSVVSIVFFFSSIMKKTITSTLIGFFLLLMILPIITAVFIVAEVDPWFILTHNNSLITDVLRTANGNGLGSDQRFNFLTFQPDLWTGIGVMSAYAIVLFLIGIVMANRRKME, from the coding sequence ATGGATATCAACCAGTATATCCCAGATATAGATGATCTTAAAAATATGTATCTCACAATAAAATTTGAGATGTTAAAACATATTAAAAGAAAAAGAATTCTTATAACATTAATTCTTGCAATTCTAATACCTCTAATTTTTTTTATAGTTCCACCAATTTTAGGTCATGATTATGCGGATACTGCAAATAGTTTTGCAGCTAGCAATCTAGGTTTTGTTAACCTTTTAATAATACTCTCTGGGGCGATATTTACAGGTGATTCTATTTCAGGAGAATTTGAGAATAAAACTGGTTTGCTTTTATTCCCAACACCCCAACGAAAATCTAGTATATTCATAGGTAAATACATTGCTTCTCTATTTGCTACATGGTTGATTGTTTCATTATATTACCTGATTACAGTTATGGAGATGGTTTCTATATATGGAATATCAGGAATTTCGTTAGAAATAGCTCAATCATTTTTAATTGCATTACTCTATTCAGTTAGTGTGGTAAGTATTGTTTTTTTCTTTAGTAGTATTATGAAAAAGACTATAACATCAACACTTATCGGTTTCTTTCTTTTATTGATGATATTACCAATCATAACTGCTGTTTTTATAGTTGCAGAAGTAGATCCCTGGTTTATTCTAACTCATAATAATAGTCTAATTACAGATGTTTTAAGAACTGCAAATGGAAATGGTTTAGGTTCAGATCAGAGGTTTAATTTTCTTACCTTTCAACCAGATCTATGGACTGGAATAGGTGTTATGTCTGCGTATGCGATTGTACTATTTTTAATAGGTATTGTAATGGCTAATCGCAGAAAAATGGAATAA
- a CDS encoding metallophosphoesterase, with the protein METELKPIPNKPALLINKKILLVADLHIGIESELREQGINTASQTQTMMDHLIVLFKKYKPKEIILLGDIKHNIPSSTIQEREDVKNFLETVQQYGIVHIIPGNHDGNIQKITPTSITIHPSDGFTMENLGFVHGHRWPSEEIMRCEQVIMAHTHPTIMLIDRLGYKTFESCWLKAKTVREKLEEKYKKPGDPQILILPAFNPLCGGISVNKEGIMGPMGKIIDVENTEVYLLDGSGLGKVKGIK; encoded by the coding sequence ATGGAAACAGAACTGAAACCAATTCCAAATAAACCTGCTCTTTTGATAAATAAAAAAATACTATTAGTAGCAGATCTACACATAGGTATTGAGAGTGAACTGAGAGAACAAGGGATTAATACTGCTTCTCAGACACAAACCATGATGGATCATTTGATAGTTTTGTTTAAAAAATACAAACCAAAAGAAATCATATTACTAGGCGACATAAAACACAACATACCCTCATCAACGATACAGGAGAGAGAAGACGTAAAAAACTTTCTGGAGACGGTACAACAATATGGTATTGTTCATATAATACCAGGTAACCACGATGGCAATATACAAAAAATAACGCCGACAAGTATAACAATTCATCCATCGGATGGTTTCACCATGGAAAACCTGGGTTTTGTACATGGACATAGGTGGCCTAGCGAAGAAATTATGCGATGTGAACAAGTGATAATGGCGCATACGCACCCAACGATAATGCTTATAGATAGACTTGGATATAAAACATTTGAGTCGTGTTGGTTGAAGGCAAAAACCGTGAGAGAAAAACTAGAAGAAAAATACAAAAAACCTGGTGATCCGCAGATATTGATATTACCTGCTTTTAATCCACTATGTGGGGGTATATCAGTTAACAAAGAGGGTATTATGGGTCCGATGGGAAAGATAATAGATGTTGAAAACACAGAGGTTTACCTTCTTGATGGCTCTGGTCTTGGAAAAGTAAAGGGTATCAAATAA
- a CDS encoding ABC transporter ATP-binding protein, with translation MITKTIMCPNCKTHLTIQGKPRETIVILCPNCNIKGKFTFKKTEIKTVSDYNIIEVKNLTKMFNGFKALDNISFNVKKGEILGFVGPNGAGKTTTIKLMTNLLTPTSGQIYINNIDVNKNPKKALLSVGSLIEVPGVYDYLTPYEMLKYFGKIHRMNKNEINQKIKEVLKIVKLSELEHKKIGSFSTGMQRRLAIAKAILHSPDILILDEPVIGLDPKGIKDVRDMLKQFRNKGVTIFLSSHLLNEVRETCDRIIFLDDGKIVTQGTIEEIMNRTKVDTIEVEFLDQLTESDIKKIESIPEINSFEKENGFLKIKFDGKPETSNIIITKLIAQGLKVVSFSTRKADLESFYVSIMNDEKGVM, from the coding sequence ATGATTACAAAAACCATTATGTGCCCAAATTGCAAAACCCATTTAACCATTCAGGGAAAACCAAGAGAAACAATTGTTATATTATGCCCAAATTGTAATATTAAAGGGAAATTTACCTTTAAAAAAACTGAAATAAAAACAGTTAGTGATTATAATATAATTGAAGTTAAAAATCTCACAAAAATGTTTAATGGTTTTAAAGCCCTTGATAATATTTCATTTAATGTTAAAAAGGGAGAAATATTAGGTTTTGTTGGCCCAAATGGAGCTGGAAAAACAACTACGATAAAGTTAATGACAAATTTACTTACCCCCACATCCGGGCAAATTTATATCAATAACATTGATGTGAATAAAAACCCTAAAAAAGCGCTTTTATCAGTTGGATCCTTAATAGAGGTCCCAGGGGTATATGATTATCTTACTCCATATGAAATGTTAAAATATTTCGGAAAAATCCATAGGATGAATAAGAATGAAATAAATCAAAAAATTAAAGAGGTTTTGAAAATAGTTAAATTGTCAGAGTTGGAACATAAAAAGATAGGTTCATTTAGTACTGGGATGCAGAGAAGGTTAGCAATAGCCAAGGCGATATTACATAGCCCTGATATATTGATTCTTGATGAGCCGGTTATTGGTCTTGATCCTAAGGGGATAAAAGATGTTAGAGATATGTTGAAACAGTTTAGAAATAAAGGGGTAACCATTTTTTTAAGTTCTCATTTGTTAAATGAGGTAAGAGAAACATGTGACAGGATTATTTTTTTAGATGATGGTAAAATTGTTACGCAGGGCACTATTGAAGAGATAATGAACAGAACAAAAGTTGATACAATCGAGGTTGAATTTTTAGATCAGTTAACCGAATCAGATATTAAAAAAATAGAAAGCATACCGGAGATTAACAGCTTTGAAAAAGAAAATGGTTTTTTAAAAATAAAATTTGATGGAAAACCAGAAACTAGCAATATTATAATTACAAAATTGATTGCCCAGGGATTAAAAGTTGTTTCCTTTTCTACCAGGAAAGCTGATTTAGAATCTTTTTATGTGTCAATTATGAATGATGAGAAAGGAGTAATGTAA